A region of Geobacillus sp. 46C-IIa DNA encodes the following proteins:
- a CDS encoding sirohydrochlorin chelatase: MKAILFVGHGSRDPEGNEQVQRFVAGLRPRIDDAFHIETSFLEFGRPSISEGIRLCAEAGAKEVIVLPLILLPAGHSKLHIPAEIDEAKQRYPHLTFRYGRPIGIHEQTLAILHERLQEIGEQPEAPGRETAVILLGRGGSDPDANSDLYKIARLFWEQTGYALVEPAFMGVTTPSLDDAVRRCIALGARRIVVLPYFLFTGVLIKRLERQVEQYRADHAGVSFALAGYFGFHPQLETIVLDRLNEALGQTAAMNCDVCQYRLHAAHHHHHHHHH, encoded by the coding sequence ATGAAGGCGATTTTGTTTGTCGGCCATGGAAGCCGCGACCCCGAAGGGAACGAGCAAGTGCAGCGGTTTGTCGCCGGACTGCGGCCGCGCATTGATGACGCATTTCATATCGAAACGAGTTTTTTAGAGTTTGGGCGTCCATCGATCAGCGAAGGCATCCGTCTTTGTGCAGAAGCCGGAGCGAAGGAAGTGATCGTCCTCCCGCTCATTTTATTGCCGGCCGGGCATTCAAAGCTTCATATTCCGGCGGAAATCGATGAGGCAAAGCAGCGCTATCCGCATCTGACGTTCCGGTACGGACGGCCGATTGGGATTCATGAGCAGACGTTGGCGATATTGCATGAACGGTTGCAAGAAATCGGCGAGCAGCCGGAAGCCCCCGGCCGCGAGACGGCGGTCATATTGCTTGGGCGCGGCGGGAGCGATCCGGATGCGAACAGCGACTTGTATAAAATCGCCCGCCTGTTTTGGGAACAAACGGGCTATGCGCTTGTTGAACCGGCGTTCATGGGTGTGACGACACCGTCGCTTGATGACGCCGTCCGCCGCTGTATCGCGCTTGGGGCGCGGCGCATTGTTGTGCTGCCGTATTTTCTATTCACCGGCGTGCTCATCAAACGGCTCGAGCGGCAAGTCGAGCAGTACCGCGCCGACCATGCCGGCGTTTCATTCGCCTTGGCCGGCTATTTCGGATTTCATCCACAACTAGAAACGATCGTGCTTGACCGGCTGAACGAAGCGCTCGGTCAAACAGCGGCGATGAACTGCGATGTTTGCCAATACCGGTTGCACGCCGCCCATCATCACCACCACCATCATCATCATTAA
- the cobK gene encoding precorrin-6A reductase, with amino-acid sequence MILLLAGTSDARELAIAVQNEGYEVLATVVTDHAAEQLEAAGVRAHVGRLDAAQLARLAKANGAGAIVDASHPFAEEASKNAMQAATEAGLPYIRYERQASSLASGTVTFADSYEEAAELAAEKGGVVMLTTGSKTLDIFAAKLLGRPDVRVIARMLPRKDNLEKCERLGFSQEQIVAMQGPFTKELDLALFRHFGVTLVITKESGKVGFVDEKLAAAEELGIETIVIRRPRLAYGTVYTDFAGVLEALKQQAPVSARSSLQMEKAGTSD; translated from the coding sequence ATGATTTTGCTGCTCGCCGGTACGAGCGACGCCCGCGAACTGGCGATTGCGGTGCAAAACGAAGGATATGAAGTGCTGGCTACAGTCGTCACCGATCATGCGGCCGAACAGCTAGAAGCCGCCGGCGTCCGCGCCCATGTCGGCCGCTTGGATGCCGCCCAGCTCGCCCGGCTTGCCAAAGCGAACGGAGCGGGAGCGATTGTGGACGCCAGCCATCCATTTGCCGAAGAGGCATCGAAAAACGCCATGCAAGCGGCGACCGAAGCGGGCCTTCCGTACATCCGCTATGAGCGGCAAGCGTCTTCGCTTGCGTCCGGCACGGTAACGTTTGCCGACAGCTATGAAGAAGCGGCCGAACTGGCGGCCGAAAAAGGCGGCGTCGTCATGCTGACGACTGGCAGCAAAACGCTCGATATTTTCGCCGCCAAGCTACTTGGCCGGCCTGACGTGCGGGTGATTGCTCGGATGCTGCCGCGCAAAGACAATTTGGAAAAATGCGAGCGGCTCGGGTTTTCGCAAGAACAGATCGTTGCCATGCAAGGGCCGTTTACGAAGGAACTGGATCTTGCCTTGTTCCGCCATTTTGGCGTCACATTAGTCATCACGAAAGAGAGCGGCAAAGTCGGGTTTGTTGATGAAAAGCTCGCTGCTGCCGAGGAACTTGGCATTGAAACGATCGTCATTCGCCGCCCGCGCCTAGCATACGGCACAGTGTATACCGATTTTGCCGGCGTCCTCGAGGCGTTGAAACAACAAGCGCCGGTTTCCGCCCGTTCGTCCCTGCAAATGGAAAAGGCAGGAACATCTGACTAA
- the cobJ gene encoding precorrin-3B C(17)-methyltransferase, which yields MAGKLLIIGFGPGSVDHMTKRAREAIEESDVIIGYKTYIELVRDLIVGKEIISTGMTEEVSRAQAAVKWAERGKTVAVISSGDAGLYGMAGLVYEVLIEKGWTKDDPIEVEVIPGISALHSCAALLGAPVMHDACTISLSDHLTPWELIEKRLEAAAEADFVIALYNPKSGRRTRQIVEAQRILLRHRAPTTPVGLVKSAYRERQHIVLTDLAHMLDHEIGMLTTVIIGNSTTFVHDGLMITPRGYQRKYHLTAAVQPLKPHERLRKEAEPWALEQMEPQATGDVEVKRAAGSNNRTSLALAGIPPFPDETQQTGARPTSMVGSSAAAGQTAVERPVEHIARQQAKEAAEDALAALENRKRRKAETVLFEAAVSPGVANKQFTAEQLLVLAETAGPDGKLTYTPDHYIKIERVTDDPNGLVAKLAAAGLMVTPVGDVLMVKACDFCDGEKKDAIPYAEELARRLGGLALPKELKLGINGCGMACYGAVREDIGLVYRKGKFDLFLGGKTVGRNAHPGQLVAEGLPPEEIVAIITDMIEQYKEHAYPNERFHKFFSRVKQVGRFRHEEVKAAAMVETAACGD from the coding sequence GTGGCCGGCAAACTGCTCATTATCGGCTTCGGCCCGGGCAGCGTCGATCATATGACGAAACGGGCTCGGGAAGCGATTGAAGAAAGCGACGTCATCATTGGCTATAAAACCTACATTGAACTTGTGCGCGATTTGATCGTCGGAAAGGAAATCATCAGCACCGGTATGACCGAAGAAGTGAGCCGCGCTCAAGCAGCCGTGAAATGGGCCGAGCGCGGCAAAACGGTCGCCGTCATTTCAAGCGGCGACGCCGGGTTGTACGGCATGGCGGGGCTCGTCTACGAAGTGCTGATTGAAAAAGGATGGACGAAAGACGATCCGATTGAAGTGGAAGTCATCCCAGGCATTTCGGCCCTTCACTCGTGCGCGGCGCTGCTTGGGGCGCCGGTGATGCATGATGCGTGCACGATCAGCTTGAGCGACCATTTGACGCCGTGGGAGCTGATTGAAAAGCGGCTCGAAGCCGCGGCGGAGGCCGATTTTGTCATCGCGCTTTACAACCCGAAAAGCGGGCGGCGCACTAGGCAGATTGTGGAAGCGCAGCGCATTCTGCTCCGCCACCGGGCGCCGACGACACCAGTCGGACTAGTGAAAAGCGCGTACCGTGAGCGGCAGCATATCGTCCTCACCGACTTGGCGCATATGCTTGACCATGAAATCGGCATGTTGACGACTGTGATCATTGGCAATTCGACGACGTTTGTGCATGACGGATTGATGATTACGCCGCGCGGCTATCAACGCAAATACCATTTGACCGCGGCCGTTCAGCCGCTCAAGCCGCATGAGCGGCTGCGCAAAGAAGCCGAACCATGGGCCTTAGAACAGATGGAGCCGCAGGCAACCGGTGATGTTGAAGTGAAGCGGGCAGCCGGTTCGAACAATCGGACTTCCTTGGCGTTAGCCGGCATCCCGCCATTTCCAGATGAAACGCAGCAAACGGGGGCTCGGCCGACGAGTATGGTCGGTTCGTCTGCTGCTGCCGGGCAGACAGCGGTCGAGCGGCCGGTGGAGCATATAGCGCGACAGCAAGCGAAAGAAGCCGCCGAAGATGCGCTTGCGGCGCTTGAAAACCGTAAACGGCGAAAAGCGGAAACCGTCCTGTTTGAAGCGGCGGTAAGCCCTGGGGTGGCCAACAAACAGTTTACGGCGGAACAGTTGCTTGTCCTAGCGGAGACAGCAGGCCCCGACGGAAAACTGACCTACACGCCCGATCATTACATAAAAATTGAACGGGTGACTGATGACCCGAATGGCCTTGTAGCTAAACTGGCCGCCGCTGGGTTGATGGTTACGCCGGTCGGCGATGTGCTGATGGTGAAAGCGTGCGATTTTTGTGACGGGGAGAAAAAAGACGCGATTCCGTATGCCGAAGAATTGGCGCGGAGATTAGGAGGCCTGGCGCTGCCGAAGGAGCTGAAACTCGGCATCAACGGCTGCGGCATGGCGTGCTACGGTGCGGTGCGTGAAGATATCGGTCTTGTGTATCGGAAAGGGAAATTTGATTTGTTTTTGGGTGGAAAAACGGTCGGCCGCAACGCCCATCCCGGCCAGCTTGTCGCCGAAGGCTTGCCGCCGGAAGAGATCGTTGCCATTATCACCGACATGATCGAGCAATATAAAGAACACGCCTACCCGAACGAACGGTTCCATAAGTTTTTCAGCCGAGTGAAACAAGTTGGCCGGTTTCGCCATGAAGAAGTGAAGGCCGCCGCTATGGTGGAAACGGCTGCTTGCGGCGACTAG